The Duganella sp. BuS-21 sequence GCAGCCGCACGCCCAGGCCGAAATGCGGCGTCGGCAGCTTGACCACGATAGGCTGGCCGGAAGCGGACACCTGGCCGCTGTCGCGCGAGGACGCCAGCATGCGGGCGATGGCCGGATTGGCGGCGATGTCGACGCCGTGCCGTTCTTCCAGCATGGAGGACGGCTCAAGATAGGTCAGCACCGCGTACTGTTCGCGGCGGCCGGCGGGCTTGATGTCGAATTCGGGAAAGCCTTCGGCGCGCACGCCGTTGACGAAGGCGTCGCGTTGCGCATCCAGCACCAGCGGCGCCCAGGTCAGCGCTTCGATGGCGGGAAAATAGCGCGGGATATCGAGACTGGCGACGTACTGATTGAACTGTTTGCGGGAAATGGCGTCGCTGGTTTGAAACAGCGCCGCCATGCCGCGCGTCAGGTCCGAATAGGACTTGATGCGCGCCGAGATGCCGTACTGCGTGCTGCGTGCCAGGTTTTCAAAGCGCCGGGCGGCGTCGTCATCAACCGTGCGCGCGGCCACGCCATAGAGCAGCGCACCAATCCCAGCCGCCAAGGCGCAGCCCATCGCCCAAAATACCAGGCGTGAACGGGTGACGAATTTCCTCCTGTTAGCTGTTTTCAGCATGCAGTATCACTTGAATACGAAATTATTTGCATCACAGCAGCATACTATTAATGCTCCGCTGAAACCAGTGGAAGAATTGGTGAGAATTGGCTCCAATCGTGCGCGTAGGAAAATTTAGTTCCGATAATATTTTTCTCGCGAGAAAAACTAGGATTTGCGTTATTAAAAAGATAAAATAGCGCGCGTCGCAAAGATGTCGCAACGCACAATTTTGCTTGACTCGACCACCCACAAGAGTATCTTTACCTTCCATAACGCTACCTTCGACACCTGCCGTGCAAATCCCCAAAGTCCTTCTCGTAAACGACGACCAGGCCAGCCTATATGCGCTGGAAAGCCTGTTGCTGGAAGCCGCCGATCAACAGGTGTACGAACTGATGACCGCCAGCTCGGGCAAGGAGGCGTTGCGCCATGTGTTGTTGCACGAATTCGCCGTGATCCTGCTTGACGTCAGCATGCCCGGCATGGATGGTTTCGAGACGGCCGAGGCGATCCACTCGCATCCGCGCTCGGCCGGCACGCCGATCATCTTCATCACAGCCCACTACGCCGACGAAATCAACCGCCTCAAGGCCTACCAAAAAGGCGCGGCCGATTACTTGTTTACACCGGTGATACCGCAAATCCTGCAGGCCAAGGTGGCGGTGTTTGTGGAAATGTCGCAGCGGAATATCGAACTGCGCATCAAGACCGAGGCGCTGGCGCGGCTGAACCAGGATTTGCGCGTTCAGCGCCTGCAGGACCTGGAGCGCATCAACGCCGAACTGGAACAGGAAATCAAGGAACGCAAACAGGCGGAGCAGCGCGCCCACGAGCTGTCCACCCGCGACGCCCTGACCAACCTGCACAACCGCCGCGCCCTGATCCAGCAGCTGGAACACGCCGTCGCCACTTCGGACCGCAACGGCATCGGCTTCGCGCTGCTGTTCCTCGACCTCGACAAATTCAAGCCGATCAACGACACCTACGGCCACGAGGCCGGCGACGAGTTGCTGCGCCAGGTGGCGGCGCGGCTGACGGCAGCGGTGCGCGTGGCCGACACCGTGGCGCGGCTCGGCGGCGATGAATTCGTCGTCATCATCGAAGGCAAGGCGGCATCGGCCAACGCCGCGCGCGTGGGCCGCAAGATCGAAATGGCCTGCGCCCTGCCGTTCGATATCGGCAGCCACCGCCTGAAGACGGCAGCCAGCATCGGCATCGCCCTGTATCCGCAGGACGGCGCCGACGCCCAGGCGTTGATGAAGAACGCCGACACCGCCATGTACCACGCCAAGGAGAACGGCTCCACGCCGGTGCAGTTCTTCCACGAAGAGCTGAACGTGCGCGAACGCGAGCGCGAGCGCTGGACCCTGGAGCTGCGCAAGGCACTGGCCGCCGGCCAGTTGGAACTGCGCTACGAGCCGCAGGTAGACCTGCATACCGGCCGCATCATCGGCGCCGAGGCGCTGCTGTACTGGCGGCATGCGGTGCATGGTCCCATCGAAGCGGCGCAGTTCCTGCCGATGGTGCAGGAACGCGCGCTGCTGGACCGCATCGACGCCTGGGTGATTGCGCAGTGCTGCTCGCAGGTCGCACTGTGGCAAAGCATGAACGCAACTGCGTCGGCGGCATCGGCCGCGCCGCTGTGCATCTGGCTCAACCTGGCCACGCCGCAGCTGCATCCCGAATTGCTGCAAGTGCTGCTGCCCGCCATGCGCAAGCACGGCCTGGCGCCGGGTAGCATCGGCATCGAGCTCAATGAAAATCTGCTGTTCGGCCCGGGCGACGCCCTGGCGCAAATGCT is a genomic window containing:
- a CDS encoding EAL domain-containing protein: MQIPKVLLVNDDQASLYALESLLLEAADQQVYELMTASSGKEALRHVLLHEFAVILLDVSMPGMDGFETAEAIHSHPRSAGTPIIFITAHYADEINRLKAYQKGAADYLFTPVIPQILQAKVAVFVEMSQRNIELRIKTEALARLNQDLRVQRLQDLERINAELEQEIKERKQAEQRAHELSTRDALTNLHNRRALIQQLEHAVATSDRNGIGFALLFLDLDKFKPINDTYGHEAGDELLRQVAARLTAAVRVADTVARLGGDEFVVIIEGKAASANAARVGRKIEMACALPFDIGSHRLKTAASIGIALYPQDGADAQALMKNADTAMYHAKENGSTPVQFFHEELNVRERERERWTLELRKALAAGQLELRYEPQVDLHTGRIIGAEALLYWRHAVHGPIEAAQFLPMVQERALLDRIDAWVIAQCCSQVALWQSMNATASAASAAPLCIWLNLATPQLHPELLQVLLPAMRKHGLAPGSIGIELNENLLFGPGDALAQMLTQMQSTGVRIALDDFGSARSSLAACKRWQLNTLKIDRSFVHGIGNHEGGTDIVAAVIHLARALSMRVVALGVETRQQLEVLQELGCHTCQGALFYPPLPAAGLLEQNSGAESNIDTPNIPTHLPS